Proteins encoded together in one Microbacterium sp. zg-Y625 window:
- the dut gene encoding dUTP diphosphatase produces MTDSVDVPIVASEVPAYAHPGDAGADLVSTEAVRLEPGQRALVGTGVRIALPEGYAAFVVPRSGLAAKHGITIVNAPGTIDAGYRGEIKVALLNTDAHEPYDIGVGDRIAQLIVMPVPRARFIPMAELPDSVRGEGGFGSTGYDKTGTDA; encoded by the coding sequence GTGACCGATTCCGTGGACGTTCCCATTGTTGCATCCGAGGTTCCGGCATACGCCCATCCCGGCGACGCGGGAGCGGACCTGGTCTCGACCGAGGCCGTGCGCCTCGAGCCCGGGCAACGGGCGCTGGTGGGCACCGGCGTGCGCATCGCCCTGCCCGAGGGCTACGCCGCGTTCGTCGTGCCGCGCAGTGGTCTCGCCGCCAAGCACGGCATCACCATCGTCAACGCGCCCGGCACGATCGACGCCGGCTACCGCGGCGAGATCAAGGTGGCTCTGCTCAACACCGATGCCCACGAGCCGTATGACATCGGCGTCGGCGATCGCATCGCCCAGCTGATCGTCATGCCGGTGCCCCGCGCGCGGTTCATCCCCATGGCCGAGCTGCCCGACAGCGTCCGCGGGGAGGGCGGGTTCGGCTCCACCGGCTACGACAAGACAGGAACCGACGCATGA
- a CDS encoding DUF4193 domain-containing protein has translation MATDYDAPRKTEDDSESIEALKERVPDKLSGAVDVEDSDNPSGFELPGADLSDLELDVVVLPPQEDEFTCSNCFLVKHRSQLDHESAAGAVCLECAA, from the coding sequence ATGGCCACCGATTACGACGCACCGCGCAAGACCGAGGATGACAGCGAGTCGATTGAGGCGCTCAAGGAGCGCGTGCCCGACAAGCTCTCGGGCGCCGTTGACGTCGAGGATTCCGACAACCCGTCGGGGTTCGAGCTCCCCGGCGCCGACCTGTCCGACCTCGAGCTCGACGTGGTGGTGCTTCCCCCGCAGGAGGACGAGTTCACCTGCTCGAACTGCTTCCTGGTGAAGCACCGCTCGCAGCTCGACCACGAGAGCGCCGCTGGCGCCGTGTGCTTGGAGTGCGCGGCGTAA
- a CDS encoding DNA gyrase/topoisomerase IV subunit B, with amino-acid sequence MVTSEYSAHHLQVLEGLEAVRKRPGMYIGSTDSRGLMHCLWEIIDNSVDEALGGHGDRIDIVLHSDGSVEVRDRARGIPVDIEPRTGLSGVEVVFTKLHAGGKFGGGSYAASGGLHGVGASVVNALSERLDVEVDRGGKTWAMSFHRGEPGNFAGSTPDAPFSPFERASELRVVGKTRKGVTGTRIRYWADRQIFTKDAAFNLDELVQRARQTAFLVPGLEIVIRDERGTARGEEAVETSYRFDGGISEFAEFLAPDAAVTDVWRLTGTGTFTETVPVLQPTGAMVPTDVERECVVDIALRWGTGYDTMTRSFVNIIATPKGGTHQQGFEQGLMKVLRAQVEQNARRLKVGNDKLEKDDILAGLTTVLTVRLAEPQFEGQTKEILGTPAVRQIVANVVTRELTARFASTKRDDKTQTALVLDKVVSEMKARISARTHKETQRRKNALESSSLPAKLADCRTNDVEQSELFIVEGDSALGTAKHARNSEYQALLPIRGKILNVQKASVSDMLSNAECAAIIQVIGAGSGRSFDLASARYGKIILMSDADVDGAHIRTLLLTLFFRYMRPLIEEGRVYAAVPPLHRIIVVNPGSKPNETIYTYSEAELHALLAKLTKAGKRWQEPIQRYKGLGEMDADQLANTTMDRAGRTLRRVRLQDADVANSVFELLMGSDVAPRREFIVDSSDRLARERIDA; translated from the coding sequence ATTGTGACTTCCGAGTACTCCGCCCATCATCTCCAGGTACTGGAAGGTCTCGAAGCCGTACGCAAACGGCCGGGCATGTACATCGGCTCGACCGACTCCCGCGGCCTCATGCACTGCCTCTGGGAGATCATCGACAACTCCGTCGACGAGGCCCTCGGCGGCCACGGCGATCGCATCGACATCGTCCTGCACTCCGACGGCAGCGTCGAGGTGCGGGACCGCGCCCGCGGCATCCCCGTGGACATCGAACCCCGCACCGGGCTCTCCGGCGTGGAGGTCGTGTTCACCAAGCTGCACGCCGGCGGCAAGTTCGGCGGCGGCTCGTACGCGGCATCCGGCGGTCTTCACGGCGTCGGCGCCTCGGTCGTCAACGCCCTGTCCGAGCGGCTGGACGTCGAGGTCGACCGCGGTGGCAAGACCTGGGCGATGTCGTTCCACCGCGGCGAACCGGGTAACTTCGCCGGATCGACGCCGGATGCCCCGTTCAGCCCCTTCGAGCGCGCCAGCGAGCTGCGCGTGGTCGGCAAGACCCGCAAGGGCGTCACCGGGACACGCATCCGCTACTGGGCCGATCGGCAGATCTTCACGAAGGATGCCGCCTTCAACCTCGACGAGCTCGTGCAGCGCGCCCGCCAGACCGCCTTCCTCGTGCCGGGCCTCGAGATCGTCATCCGCGATGAGCGCGGCACAGCGCGCGGCGAAGAGGCGGTCGAGACCAGCTACCGGTTCGACGGCGGCATCTCGGAGTTCGCCGAGTTCCTCGCCCCCGACGCGGCCGTCACCGACGTGTGGCGGCTCACCGGCACCGGAACCTTCACCGAGACCGTGCCGGTGCTGCAGCCGACGGGCGCGATGGTGCCGACCGACGTCGAGCGGGAGTGCGTGGTGGACATCGCGCTGCGCTGGGGCACGGGCTACGACACGATGACCCGCTCCTTCGTGAACATCATCGCGACCCCCAAGGGCGGAACGCACCAGCAGGGCTTCGAACAGGGCCTCATGAAGGTGCTGCGCGCCCAGGTCGAGCAGAACGCCCGCCGTCTCAAGGTCGGCAACGACAAGCTCGAGAAGGACGACATCCTCGCGGGCCTCACGACCGTACTGACCGTGCGGCTGGCCGAGCCCCAGTTCGAGGGCCAGACGAAGGAGATACTGGGCACCCCGGCCGTGCGCCAGATCGTCGCGAACGTCGTCACGCGGGAACTGACGGCACGGTTCGCCTCCACGAAGCGGGACGACAAGACCCAGACCGCGCTGGTGCTCGACAAGGTCGTCTCCGAGATGAAGGCGCGCATCTCCGCGCGCACCCACAAAGAGACGCAGCGGCGCAAGAACGCCCTGGAATCCTCCTCCCTCCCCGCCAAGCTCGCCGACTGCCGTACGAACGACGTGGAGCAGTCCGAGCTGTTCATCGTGGAGGGCGACTCGGCCCTCGGCACGGCCAAGCACGCGCGAAACAGCGAGTACCAGGCGCTGCTGCCGATCCGCGGCAAGATCCTCAACGTGCAGAAGGCATCGGTGAGCGACATGCTCTCCAACGCCGAGTGTGCCGCGATCATCCAGGTGATCGGTGCCGGCTCCGGGCGCTCGTTCGACCTCGCCTCGGCTCGCTACGGCAAGATCATCCTGATGAGCGACGCCGACGTCGACGGCGCGCACATCCGCACGCTGCTGCTGACGCTCTTCTTCCGCTACATGCGCCCGCTGATCGAGGAGGGGCGCGTCTACGCGGCCGTGCCGCCCCTTCACCGCATCATCGTGGTCAACCCCGGCTCGAAGCCGAACGAGACGATCTACACCTACAGCGAGGCGGAGCTGCACGCCCTGTTGGCCAAGCTCACCAAGGCGGGCAAGCGCTGGCAGGAACCGATCCAGCGGTACAAGGGTCTGGGCGAGATGGATGCCGATCAGCTCGCGAACACCACGATGGACCGGGCGGGGCGCACCCTGCGCCGCGTGCGCCTGCAGGATGCCGACGTCGCCAACTCGGTGTTCGAGCTGCTCATGGGAAGCGACGTCGCCCCGCGCCGTGAGTTCATCGTCGATTCGAGCGACCGGCTCGCCCGCGAGCGCATCGACGCCTGA
- a CDS encoding coenzyme F420-0:L-glutamate ligase: MSAVPNDGKALTVTVDGATFERIPIRTRVVMPADDLDAFIREYAADVVQPGDLLFVTEKIVAITQGRSYPIDSVQPRKLATFLSKYVTKTSYGIGLGMPETMEMALRECGTPRILFAAAVAAVTKAFGRKGDFYRIAGDKARAIDGPTSGTIPPYNKAVVLGPERPREVAAHLQQLLGGGFDVAVVDINDIGGNILGSTMDKAGEARLVRILRDNPLGQGHQSTPLGIVRPS, encoded by the coding sequence ATGTCGGCCGTTCCCAACGACGGCAAGGCCCTGACCGTGACGGTGGACGGCGCCACGTTCGAGCGGATTCCGATCCGCACGCGCGTCGTGATGCCCGCGGACGACCTCGATGCCTTCATCCGCGAGTACGCAGCGGACGTCGTGCAGCCGGGCGACCTGTTGTTCGTGACCGAGAAGATCGTCGCCATCACGCAGGGCCGGTCGTACCCGATCGACTCCGTGCAGCCGCGCAAGCTCGCGACGTTCCTGTCGAAGTACGTCACCAAGACCTCGTACGGGATCGGCCTCGGCATGCCCGAGACGATGGAGATGGCGCTGCGCGAATGCGGCACGCCGCGCATCCTGTTCGCCGCCGCGGTCGCCGCGGTCACGAAGGCGTTCGGGCGCAAGGGCGACTTCTACCGCATCGCCGGTGACAAGGCGCGCGCGATCGACGGCCCGACGAGCGGCACGATCCCGCCGTACAACAAGGCCGTCGTGCTCGGTCCCGAGCGACCGCGCGAGGTTGCGGCACATCTGCAGCAGCTTCTCGGCGGCGGATTCGACGTCGCCGTGGTCGATATCAACGACATCGGCGGCAACATCCTCGGGTCGACGATGGACAAGGCCGGGGAGGCGCGGCTCGTGCGGATTCTCCGCGACAACCCGCTGGGCCAGGGCCACCAGTCCACGCCGCTCGGCATCGTCCGCCCCTCCTGA
- a CDS encoding DNA gyrase/topoisomerase IV subunit A → MAASRKAPAPAAVVERIEDVDVSTEMQGSFLEYAYSVIYSRALPDARDGLKPVQRRILYQMAEMGLRPDRGHVKSARVVGEVMGKLHPHGDTAIYDALVRLAQPFALRVPLVDGHGNFGSLDDGPAAARYTEARLAPAALALTESLDEDVVDFVPNYDGQFQQPEVLAAAFPNLLVNGTTGIAVGMATNMAPHNLIEVVGAAVHLLDNPEATLEELMEFVPGPDLPGGGVIVGLDGVKDAYATGRGSFRTRAKVSIESLGPRRTGLVVTELPYMVGPERVKEKIKDAITAKKLTGIADFTDFTDRNNGLRLVIGIKTGFDPQAVLTQLYRLTPLEDSFGINNVALVDGQPQTLGLRELLQVYLKHRIDVVTRRTRHRLARRQERLHLVEGLLIAILDIDEVIQVIRASDDGEQARTRLMDVFDLSQLQAEYILELRLRRLTKFSRVELEAERDQLKSEIAHLEELLGSDVLLRAQVARELDAVAETYGTPRRTLLLNGGPPVSARSRAAAPADLQIADAPCRVFLSATGRMVRADLRTDADGDGGTGIVPPARRSKHDAVRSSVDTTTRGDLGAVTSTGRLVRFSPVDLPSVPGNSVQPAAGTRADQYLGLSGGEHVIALVPLSENPPIALGTAQGVVKRVAATEIGNKHDAEIIALKPGDRVVGAAVAPDDAQLVFVTTDAQLLRFEATAVRPQGRSAGGMAGIRLAEGQQAIFFGVVAAGTEDEAVVVTIADTSQTLTGTDAGSGKVSALAEYPTKGRATGGVRAQRFLKGEDTLSLAWVGVEPRAVGPDGAVRTLAAPGAKRDASGQPLEDVIGAVGTVIA, encoded by the coding sequence ATGGCCGCATCGCGCAAAGCCCCCGCCCCCGCCGCCGTCGTCGAGCGCATCGAGGACGTGGACGTCTCCACGGAGATGCAGGGGTCCTTCCTCGAATACGCCTACTCCGTCATCTATTCGCGGGCGCTCCCCGACGCCCGCGACGGGCTGAAGCCCGTGCAGCGGCGCATCCTCTACCAGATGGCCGAGATGGGCCTGCGTCCCGACCGCGGTCACGTCAAGAGCGCCCGCGTCGTCGGCGAGGTGATGGGAAAGCTGCACCCGCACGGCGACACCGCGATCTACGACGCGCTCGTGCGCCTCGCCCAGCCGTTCGCGCTGAGGGTTCCCCTCGTGGACGGCCACGGCAACTTCGGCTCGCTCGACGACGGACCTGCCGCCGCCCGCTACACCGAGGCGCGGCTCGCGCCGGCCGCCCTCGCCCTCACCGAGAGTCTCGACGAGGACGTCGTGGACTTCGTCCCCAACTACGACGGCCAGTTCCAGCAGCCCGAGGTGCTCGCCGCCGCCTTCCCCAACCTGCTCGTCAACGGCACCACCGGCATCGCCGTCGGGATGGCCACGAACATGGCTCCGCACAACCTCATCGAGGTCGTGGGCGCCGCCGTGCACCTCCTCGACAACCCCGAGGCAACGCTCGAGGAGCTCATGGAGTTCGTCCCCGGTCCCGACCTGCCCGGCGGCGGCGTGATCGTCGGTCTCGACGGCGTGAAGGATGCCTACGCCACCGGCCGGGGCAGCTTCCGCACCCGGGCGAAGGTCTCGATCGAATCGCTGGGACCGCGACGCACCGGTCTCGTCGTGACCGAATTGCCGTACATGGTCGGTCCCGAGCGGGTGAAGGAGAAGATCAAGGACGCCATCACGGCGAAGAAGCTCACCGGGATCGCCGACTTCACCGACTTCACCGACCGCAACAACGGGCTGCGCCTGGTCATCGGCATCAAGACCGGGTTCGACCCGCAGGCCGTGCTCACCCAGCTGTACCGGCTGACGCCGCTGGAGGACTCCTTCGGCATCAACAACGTCGCCCTCGTCGACGGCCAGCCGCAGACGCTCGGCCTGCGCGAGCTGCTGCAGGTCTACCTGAAGCACCGCATCGACGTGGTCACGCGGCGGACACGGCACCGGCTGGCCCGGCGCCAGGAGCGCCTGCACCTGGTGGAGGGTCTGCTGATCGCGATCCTGGACATCGACGAGGTCATCCAGGTGATCCGCGCGTCCGACGACGGCGAACAGGCGCGCACCCGCCTGATGGACGTGTTCGACCTGTCGCAGCTGCAGGCGGAGTACATCCTGGAACTGCGGTTGCGGCGCCTGACCAAGTTCTCCCGCGTGGAGCTCGAGGCCGAGCGCGACCAGCTCAAGAGCGAGATCGCCCACCTCGAGGAGCTGCTCGGCAGCGACGTGCTGCTGCGCGCGCAGGTCGCCCGCGAGCTCGACGCCGTGGCCGAGACCTACGGCACCCCGCGTCGCACGCTGCTGCTCAACGGCGGACCGCCGGTCTCCGCCCGGTCGCGCGCCGCCGCGCCCGCCGACCTGCAGATCGCCGACGCGCCCTGCCGCGTCTTCCTGTCCGCCACGGGCCGCATGGTCCGCGCCGACCTGCGCACCGATGCCGACGGCGACGGTGGAACCGGCATCGTGCCGCCGGCCCGCCGCAGCAAGCACGACGCGGTGCGTTCCAGCGTCGACACGACCACCCGCGGCGACCTGGGCGCCGTCACCAGCACCGGACGGCTCGTGCGCTTCTCCCCCGTCGACCTGCCCTCGGTGCCCGGCAACTCGGTGCAGCCGGCCGCCGGGACGCGCGCCGACCAGTACCTCGGCCTCAGCGGCGGCGAGCACGTCATCGCCCTCGTGCCGCTGTCGGAGAATCCTCCGATCGCACTGGGCACGGCGCAGGGCGTGGTCAAGCGCGTCGCGGCCACCGAGATCGGCAACAAGCACGATGCGGAGATCATCGCGCTCAAGCCCGGCGACCGCGTGGTGGGCGCCGCCGTGGCTCCTGACGACGCTCAGCTCGTCTTCGTCACCACCGACGCACAGCTGCTGCGGTTCGAGGCCACCGCGGTGCGCCCCCAGGGGCGGTCGGCCGGCGGCATGGCCGGCATCCGCCTCGCCGAGGGGCAGCAGGCGATCTTCTTCGGCGTCGTCGCCGCGGGCACCGAGGACGAGGCGGTCGTGGTCACGATCGCCGACACCTCGCAGACGCTGACGGGAACGGATGCCGGCAGCGGCAAAGTCTCTGCCCTGGCGGAGTACCCCACAAAGGGCCGGGCCACCGGCGGCGTGCGGGCGCAGCGCTTCTTGAAGGGCGAGGACACCCTCTCGCTCGCGTGGGTGGGAGTCGAGCCGCGTGCCGTCGGTCCGGACGGTGCCGTGCGCACCCTCGCCGCGCCGGGGGCGAAGCGGGACGCCTCGGGCCAGCCCCTGGAAGACGTGATCGGCGCCGTCGGCACCGTCATCGCCTGA
- a CDS encoding DUF7455 domain-containing protein, whose product MSMTSTHNDQTAVLDYRLTAADRCDSCGAQAYIAAEVNGSELLFCAHHGRKYEEKLRAVATSWHDETARLIESH is encoded by the coding sequence ATGAGCATGACCTCAACCCACAACGACCAGACCGCCGTCCTCGACTACCGCCTGACCGCGGCCGACCGGTGCGATTCCTGCGGAGCGCAGGCGTACATCGCCGCGGAGGTGAACGGCAGCGAACTGCTCTTCTGCGCTCACCACGGGCGCAAGTACGAAGAGAAGCTCCGTGCCGTGGCCACGAGCTGGCACGACGAGACGGCGCGGCTGATCGAGTCCCACTGA
- a CDS encoding alkaline phosphatase family protein, whose product MSSSLPADPAAARSLTGVVTHLRASLAGEDEWLRPARSAIVFVIDGLGRSNLAARSGHARFLAGAMTKKDIARTVFPSTTAAALTSLLTGVDPGMHGIVGYRLRIPGTDEAPNQLKGWESHGLDPLTWQRAEPLFASESRAGRPCFVVTKSEYENTGFTEATLRGAAFIAADDLDERIERAAEAAARHSGALVYLYAPELDSLGHRYGWESDEWSAGLERVDAAAQRLSQLIAPRTGVVITADHGMVDVPRHRHLLLRDGDGLTDGVRVIGGEPRMLHLYAEPGEAAAVHAAWLAAESGRSWVLTRDEAVQAGLFGPTDPEVRPRIGDVLVAARAGIAYYDDRARDKRPQRMVGQHGSITAEERIVPLIRLGAYAG is encoded by the coding sequence ATGTCTTCCAGCCTACCTGCGGACCCGGCCGCGGCCCGCAGCCTCACCGGGGTCGTCACGCACCTGCGCGCGTCGCTCGCCGGTGAGGACGAGTGGCTGCGGCCCGCCCGCAGCGCGATCGTCTTCGTCATCGACGGGTTGGGCCGTTCCAACCTCGCCGCCCGTTCCGGCCACGCCCGGTTCCTCGCCGGCGCGATGACGAAGAAGGACATCGCACGCACGGTCTTCCCCAGCACCACCGCCGCCGCGCTCACCAGCCTGCTGACCGGGGTGGACCCGGGCATGCACGGCATCGTCGGGTACCGCCTGCGCATTCCCGGCACGGACGAGGCGCCCAACCAGCTCAAGGGCTGGGAGAGCCATGGGCTCGACCCCCTGACCTGGCAGCGGGCGGAGCCCCTCTTCGCCAGCGAGTCGCGGGCGGGACGCCCCTGCTTCGTCGTCACGAAGTCCGAGTACGAGAACACGGGGTTCACCGAGGCCACCCTGCGCGGGGCCGCGTTCATCGCGGCGGACGACCTCGACGAACGCATCGAGCGCGCGGCGGAGGCGGCGGCTCGGCATTCCGGCGCCCTCGTCTACCTCTACGCCCCCGAACTGGATTCGCTCGGGCACCGCTACGGCTGGGAGTCCGACGAGTGGTCGGCGGGCTTGGAACGGGTGGATGCCGCAGCGCAGCGGCTCTCCCAGCTCATCGCCCCCCGCACCGGTGTCGTCATCACCGCGGATCACGGAATGGTCGACGTGCCGCGGCACCGGCACCTGCTGCTGCGCGACGGCGACGGACTCACCGACGGGGTGCGGGTCATCGGCGGAGAACCGCGGATGCTGCACCTGTATGCCGAGCCCGGCGAGGCCGCCGCCGTGCACGCCGCCTGGCTGGCCGCGGAGAGCGGCCGATCATGGGTGCTCACCCGTGACGAGGCGGTGCAGGCGGGGCTGTTCGGCCCCACCGACCCCGAGGTGAGGCCCCGCATCGGCGACGTGCTCGTCGCCGCCCGCGCCGGAATCGCGTACTACGACGACCGCGCGCGCGACAAGAGGCCGCAGCGCATGGTCGGCCAGCACGGCTCCATCACGGCAGAGGAGCGGATCGTTCCGCTCATCCGGCTCGGAGCGTACGCGGGTTAG
- a CDS encoding DUF3093 domain-containing protein: MQKTEAGTRPAYAYRERLTPSLWVLASAAVVGPMATLVLTAFDPSAGLVVGGAVTVAVVALMLALSPVIEVRDGWLHAGRAKIELRFLGDPEALVGEAARAARGPELDPRAWMLVRPGIDGVVRVPLDDPRDPAPLWLLSSRTPDRLSAVIRAARSGV, translated from the coding sequence ATGCAGAAGACAGAGGCCGGCACTCGCCCGGCATACGCGTATCGCGAGCGGCTCACTCCCTCGCTCTGGGTGCTCGCGAGCGCCGCGGTAGTCGGCCCGATGGCCACTCTCGTTCTCACCGCTTTCGACCCCTCGGCCGGCCTCGTCGTGGGAGGTGCGGTCACCGTTGCCGTGGTCGCCCTCATGCTCGCCCTCTCCCCCGTGATCGAGGTGCGGGACGGCTGGCTGCACGCGGGGCGGGCCAAGATCGAGCTGCGGTTTCTGGGCGATCCCGAAGCCCTCGTGGGCGAAGCGGCCCGCGCCGCCCGCGGGCCGGAGCTCGATCCGCGCGCCTGGATGCTGGTGAGGCCCGGGATCGACGGCGTCGTGCGCGTCCCCCTCGACGACCCGCGTGATCCCGCCCCGCTGTGGCTGCTCTCAAGCCGAACGCCCGACCGCCTCAGCGCGGTGATCCGCGCTGCACGGTCGGGCGTCTGA
- a CDS encoding sugar-transfer associated ATP-grasp domain-containing protein, with protein MASRGLALQHRFRVLLERARRIDVASVTDRARFTAKVHGKRYPVVLADMLWSAARHRVGFNDYLEFDFAILTRAERATWVTSPLALELSNRYDDPTQVHRFHNKIDFNRDFDRFLGREWLELTSGNAAELEAFAQRHPVLIAKVPVSKSGLGVRRYLASEVEDWGQFHRDLISRGEVLIEENIEQHPDIAATCPGTVNTTRVTTFVKDDGTVEIINMAQKFGRGQVSDQGSFGGFYTVLDENGHALGKGYDVHGNLYETHPETGYRIADFQLPLMDQVRELITDVALVVPQVRYVGWDIVVGPERPLLVEGNWGAGVFENKPTATGIRHGHLPRYRAAMGF; from the coding sequence ATGGCCTCGCGTGGCCTCGCGCTCCAACACCGCTTCCGCGTTCTGCTCGAGCGTGCCCGCCGCATCGACGTCGCGTCGGTCACAGACCGGGCGCGCTTCACGGCGAAAGTGCACGGCAAGCGCTACCCCGTGGTCCTCGCCGACATGCTGTGGTCGGCTGCCCGCCACCGCGTCGGCTTCAACGACTACCTTGAGTTCGACTTCGCGATCCTCACGCGCGCCGAGCGCGCCACGTGGGTGACCAGTCCGCTCGCCCTGGAGCTCTCCAACCGGTACGACGACCCGACGCAGGTGCACCGCTTCCACAACAAGATCGATTTCAATCGCGACTTCGACCGGTTCCTCGGACGGGAGTGGCTCGAACTGACGTCTGGCAACGCGGCCGAGCTCGAAGCGTTCGCGCAGCGGCATCCGGTGCTCATCGCCAAGGTGCCGGTCAGCAAGTCCGGGCTCGGCGTGCGTCGGTACCTCGCCTCCGAGGTCGAGGACTGGGGACAGTTCCACCGCGACCTCATCTCCCGTGGCGAGGTGCTCATCGAGGAGAACATCGAGCAGCATCCCGACATCGCCGCAACATGCCCCGGCACCGTCAACACCACGCGCGTGACGACGTTCGTGAAGGATGACGGCACCGTCGAGATCATCAACATGGCGCAGAAGTTCGGGCGCGGGCAGGTGAGCGACCAGGGGTCGTTCGGTGGGTTCTACACGGTGCTCGATGAGAACGGCCACGCGCTGGGCAAGGGCTACGACGTGCACGGGAACCTGTACGAGACGCACCCCGAGACCGGCTACCGCATCGCCGACTTCCAGTTGCCGCTCATGGACCAGGTGCGGGAGCTCATCACCGACGTCGCGCTCGTGGTGCCGCAGGTGCGGTACGTGGGCTGGGACATCGTCGTCGGCCCGGAGCGGCCGCTGCTGGTGGAGGGCAACTGGGGCGCGGGTGTCTTCGAGAACAAGCCCACGGCGACGGGGATCCGTCACGGGCATCTCCCCCGCTACCGCGCCGCGATGGGCTTCTGA
- the sepH gene encoding septation protein SepH — MEQLKVIGTEDGTIVLATERGERFALPIDDVLRVELRKARRDRDGDRPAPKVSPRDIQAHIRSGLSAAEVAELLGARLEDVRRYEGPVLAEREHVVGQALAVPVLVGSELEPDAQPTFGAAVRAKLAEVGAVGERWTSWREQSGWIVKLEFTANDVDHDARWTFDPRRSTLAPQNSDATQLSRQGSLPEGLIPRLRALDHPAGKDESRFDSGAFGPRRTIEIEPDSDAPDVRTPTAPAAQSAAIKRAPDLPVTSSETADLLEALRRRRGQREPLPGTAATPQTASPSPVAIFESSDAQTRPAAPQSTEHAAPSGQESRSEENGGRRRGGRPSMPSWDEIVFGARTEES, encoded by the coding sequence ATGGAACAGCTCAAGGTGATCGGAACCGAGGACGGCACGATCGTCCTCGCCACCGAGAGGGGCGAGCGCTTCGCCCTCCCCATCGACGACGTGCTTCGGGTCGAACTGCGCAAGGCCCGTCGCGACCGCGACGGCGACAGGCCTGCGCCCAAGGTCAGCCCCCGCGACATCCAGGCGCACATCCGCTCGGGCCTGTCCGCGGCCGAGGTCGCCGAGCTCCTCGGCGCCCGGCTCGAAGACGTCCGGCGCTATGAGGGCCCCGTGCTCGCCGAGCGCGAGCATGTCGTGGGGCAGGCTCTCGCCGTCCCCGTGCTCGTGGGCAGCGAACTCGAGCCCGACGCGCAGCCCACTTTCGGGGCCGCCGTGCGCGCCAAGCTGGCCGAAGTGGGCGCCGTGGGTGAGCGCTGGACCAGCTGGCGCGAGCAGTCGGGCTGGATCGTGAAGCTCGAGTTCACCGCGAACGACGTCGATCACGACGCTCGCTGGACTTTCGACCCCCGTCGCAGCACGCTCGCGCCGCAGAACAGCGATGCCACGCAGCTGTCCCGGCAGGGCTCTCTGCCCGAGGGCCTCATCCCGCGACTGCGCGCTCTGGACCACCCCGCAGGCAAGGACGAATCGCGCTTCGACAGCGGCGCGTTCGGTCCCCGACGCACGATCGAGATCGAGCCGGACTCCGACGCGCCCGACGTGCGCACCCCCACCGCGCCGGCGGCGCAGTCCGCGGCGATCAAGCGCGCGCCGGACCTGCCGGTGACCTCGTCAGAGACGGCGGACCTGCTCGAAGCGCTGCGCCGCCGCCGCGGACAGCGCGAGCCGCTGCCGGGAACGGCCGCCACGCCGCAGACGGCATCGCCGTCGCCGGTCGCGATCTTCGAGTCCTCCGACGCTCAGACGCGGCCCGCCGCACCTCAGTCGACCGAGCATGCAGCGCCCTCCGGCCAGGAGTCCCGCTCCGAGGAGAACGGCGGACGTCGCCGTGGTGGGCGTCCGTCGATGCCCTCCTGGGACGAGATCGTCTTCGGCGCGCGCACCGAAGAGTCCTAA